In Xenorhabdus griffiniae, the genomic window CGAGAACCTGATTACAGTTTGCATCGGAAAGCCTCAGAAAAGGCTATAGGCTTATCGTTGAGTGATGCAATATCACTGGGTTTAAGAAACAACTACGCAATACGTAGTGTTTATCTGGATCGTATCGCCCAAAAATTTGATTTACGGGTAGCAGAAGATCGATTTACACCAAAGCTACAGCTAAGTGGGCGTTACATTGCGGGTAAAAATCAGGATGCAAATTTCAGGAAAACTAACCTTTCACCGAATGCCACACTATTCACTCCGTTGGGAACACGTTTTACTCTTTCCTGGACGCGTGAAAACACGAGATCTGGGATTAACAATTTTCATAATGATGGCGCAAGTATTACTGTAGTACAGCCTCTCTTACGAGGAGCAGGAACCGATGTTAACAATGCTCCGATCTTATTGGCTAAACTCCAGGAACAAACCAATAGGTTGAATTTAAAAGCGACTATTTCCGATTCCATCACGCAAATTATTTTTGCATACCATGCATTACTTCGTGCTCAGGAACAACAATCATTATCTATCGCTTCCCTTAAGCGGATGCGGAAATTAGTCGAGATTAACAAAGAGTTGATTGATGCAGGCAGAATGGCCCAGACAGATATCATACAAACACAGGCTGATTTAGCGATGCAGGAACTTTCGGCCAAAGAAGCGGAAAACAATGTGCATTCCACCAGGCTGGCATTACTCAAGTTACTTGCCCTAAACCATAAAACTCCCATCTATGCTACAGATACGCTAAAAGGAACGCATGTTAATCTGAATATTGAACAATCAATTGCCAAGGCACAGGCCCAGCAACCTGATTACCTTATTCAATTACTTTCTGCAAAAACAGCCGATATTCAATTATTGCAGGCCCGAAATGACCGGCTTTGGGATTTATCATTGGTTGGTGGCACATCGCAGAATCGTTCATCCTCTTCTGAAACCCGAAACTGGGAAAATTTTGTGGGTATACGATTAGATATTCCAATCGGAGATATGACTCAGAAACAAGCAGAAGTTCAGGCGAAAGTCAATGTCCAGAAGCAAGCCTTACGCTTGGAAGAGGCAAAAACGAATCTGGAGCAAAAGATAATCAATGCAATCCGCGATACAGAATCACGCTGGCAGGAATATCAATTAGCGATAAAAGCCAGTTCACTTTCTCAAAAGAAACTCGAAATTGAACAGGAAAAATTACAGGCTGGCCTATCCAGCAACTTTCAGGTTCTGAGTTTTGAAACTGACCTAAGAAATGCTGAAAATGCACGCCTGAACACACTTATTCAGTATCTCAATGCTCAGGCTGAACTCGATCAAATTCTGGGTACTACACTGGAAAGCTGGGAGATAACACTCAATGATTAAACGTTATCGATGGGCCATTGCTGGCATATTTATTGTGGCGGCTTGTTTTTTAGTCTTTTTATCCTTAAAGCAATCACCAGCTCAGGAGTCAGTACAATGGATTAAAGTAAAACAAACCGTTATAGAAAAACAACTTGGTTTGGTCGGCAATCTACAATCTGCACGTCTTGAAACTATACCTGCTCCATTTGATGCGATTATCAAACAAGTTTCGGCCAAAGAAGGGCAGTGGGTGAAAGCTGGCCAAACATTAGTGACGCTTGATACCCGAAAGATTGATATTGATCTTCGGCAAGCGCAAGTTGAGATGATCAAAGCCTCATCAGTCGTTGACCAATTGCATGACTGGGAAAACAGCCAGGAAGTTATCCGCGCCAGAAGAAACGTTGAAAGTGCCAACCATATGGTTATGGAGCTGAAAAATAATCTCGCCAAAACTCAGGCTCTGTTTTCACGGGGCATCGTGCCAAAAATGGAAGTGGAAAACCTCCAGCAACAACTTCGCCGACAATTAACGGAACTTGCTTCAGTACAGGACGATCTTGCATCCATCCGACAAAAAGGAAGCATGAATAACGTGCGTGTTGCAGAGATGGAGCTTCAGAATGCAACAAGCCGCTATCAGACATTACAAGAACAATATTTACATAAAGAAATCAAAGCGCCATTTTCGGGTGTCGTACTTAGGGCAACACAGGGAGAAAGTAAGAAGCTATTAACGATTCAAACAGGCGTTAGAGTGACCGAAGGTATGCCATTACTGGAAATTATGGACACAACCCAATATCAGGTATTGGCACAGGTAGAAGAAACCGATCTCGCCAAACTTAAAGAAGGGCAGGCAGTAAAAATTACTGGAGAGGGATTTTCTCAACATCCTCTGGATGGAGAAATTGAGACTATTGCGATGCAAAGTGTGAGTACGGATAAACCAGGATCAGCAATTTATTATGATATTGTGATTAAAGTGATTTCATCTATGAATCAAAGTTATCCCATCAGACCTGGAATGAGCGCCAAAGTCAACATTGTTATTTATCGCAATGAACAGGGAATTGTTGTACCCGAAGCAGCGCTAACTCGCGCTAACAATGGACAATTAACCGTAAACTGGCGCCCGGATTTAAAACAGCAGGCCATAACTCGTCAGGTCACTGTTGGCGAAGCTATGCCGGAAGGGATAGAGGTTCATGGTCTGGAAGAGGGATTTATCGCACTGCCACGTTAAAAATAATCACTCAACTTTCTATCTGGTAAGGGATAAGCATATCACTGCGCGTCATCTTTGCTAAGAAGTTGGCCATTTTCCAGCTTGATGCAATGATCAGCCAGGTGGAAAAAACGATCGTCGTGTGTAATAGCCAATACCGCTTTACCGCGTGCTGCTAATTCGGGCAATAATTCCCGATAGAATACCGTTTTAAACTGCGGATCTTGATCTGCCGCCCACTCATCAAACAGATAAAATGGCCGGTCTTCCAAATAAGCAACCACCAAGGCAAGACGTTTCCGTTGTCCTAATGATAAATCACGGGTTGAAAAACAACCGTTTTCAATCTTTACCTTGTGATCTAAATGTAGTTTAGCAAGTAACTCATTAGCACGTGCATCCAATGTTGAATCCGAGTCACCCAAACCGACCAAAGTTTCGAAAAGGTGGAAATCAGCAAAAATCGCTGAAAATAATTGTCGGTAGTTTGTTCTGTTGTGGTCAGTGATGACATGTTCATCAACGGTCATGACTCCACTTTCTGGTGTATAAAGACCGGTTAACAGCTTGGCGAGAGTCGTTTTACCACTGCCATTACCACCGATCAGGAAAGTAATTTCTCCTCTTTTGAGTTCCATATCAATGGGGCCAAGTTGGAATACTTCATCCTCTCTTTCTCGATAATAACTGTGGGTGATACCAGACAGACGTAGTGAATGAACTTTCCCGAATTCGTTAGCAGATATTTGTTGATCAAAGTTATCTTGTTCATTCAATTCAGAAAGTACATTTCCAATGCGGTCCAGCGACACACGGG contains:
- a CDS encoding TolC family protein — translated: MIKKYFLYGALTLFFFFPQTVLSASEQEREPDYSLHRKASEKAIGLSLSDAISLGLRNNYAIRSVYLDRIAQKFDLRVAEDRFTPKLQLSGRYIAGKNQDANFRKTNLSPNATLFTPLGTRFTLSWTRENTRSGINNFHNDGASITVVQPLLRGAGTDVNNAPILLAKLQEQTNRLNLKATISDSITQIIFAYHALLRAQEQQSLSIASLKRMRKLVEINKELIDAGRMAQTDIIQTQADLAMQELSAKEAENNVHSTRLALLKLLALNHKTPIYATDTLKGTHVNLNIEQSIAKAQAQQPDYLIQLLSAKTADIQLLQARNDRLWDLSLVGGTSQNRSSSSETRNWENFVGIRLDIPIGDMTQKQAEVQAKVNVQKQALRLEEAKTNLEQKIINAIRDTESRWQEYQLAIKASSLSQKKLEIEQEKLQAGLSSNFQVLSFETDLRNAENARLNTLIQYLNAQAELDQILGTTLESWEITLND
- a CDS encoding HlyD family secretion protein: MIKRYRWAIAGIFIVAACFLVFLSLKQSPAQESVQWIKVKQTVIEKQLGLVGNLQSARLETIPAPFDAIIKQVSAKEGQWVKAGQTLVTLDTRKIDIDLRQAQVEMIKASSVVDQLHDWENSQEVIRARRNVESANHMVMELKNNLAKTQALFSRGIVPKMEVENLQQQLRRQLTELASVQDDLASIRQKGSMNNVRVAEMELQNATSRYQTLQEQYLHKEIKAPFSGVVLRATQGESKKLLTIQTGVRVTEGMPLLEIMDTTQYQVLAQVEETDLAKLKEGQAVKITGEGFSQHPLDGEIETIAMQSVSTDKPGSAIYYDIVIKVISSMNQSYPIRPGMSAKVNIVIYRNEQGIVVPEAALTRANNGQLTVNWRPDLKQQAITRQVTVGEAMPEGIEVHGLEEGFIALPR